The nucleotide sequence CGCCGGCTCGCGCGGGCCCGGCAACGGCGGCGCTGGCTGCTGGAGGCGCTGGCCGCGTTCGTCTGCCTGGCCGCGCTGGTGGCCTACCTGGGCAGCGAGCGGCACGACACGCCCCGCGAGGAGAACGCCGTGCTGCCGGTCGCGCCGACCGGCCGTCCCGTGCTGCCGCCCCCGGGCGGCAGCCAGCCCAGTGCCGTCACGCCGGGGCTGAACCCCCGCCAGCGGCCACCCTCGCCCAGCCCGTCGCCGTCCCGGCCGGCGGTGCCCCCGACGCTGACCGTGAGCCAGTCCGACGTGCCGGCGCGCGTAGACCTGAGCGCGGTGGGCACCGTCGACTGGGTCCAGTGGGGACACCTCGGCGCCCGGACGCCGGTGCGCAAGCGGCACGGCTCCGGCGACATCCGCGACGAGGGCGGCCGGGGCGAGCGGCAGAGCTACGACAACAACCCCGAGGAGTACGCCTGGCGCGACGGCACCCCGACCGCCGCGGTGAGCGGCACCCTGTCCGGGGTGTACACGTGCGACCGCGGCAGCGGCTTCACCCTGGCCGTGGCCGCCAACGGGCAGCTCCGCACCGTGCACCTCTACGCCGGGCTGTGGATGGCCCGCGGCCGCCTCGACCTGCGGATCTCCGGCGGCGGGCCGGCCAGCACACTCCGGATGGAGGACCCGCACACGGCGCGCACCGCCGACTTCACCATCCGGTTCCGGGCCGCGCCCGGCGCGAAGCTCCTGCTGAGCTGGACGGTGGAGGAGTCGTTGGGGGACTGCGGCAACGTCAGCCTCCAGGCGGTCGCGCTGCGCTGACGTCCGATCGCCCGGTGCCCGGGGCCGGTCGCGGGTAGCGTGGGCCCGGCGGGCCGACCGACCGATCCGGGAGGGGACACCATGACCACCAGCGAGCAGGTGCGGGACAGCCCCGAGGGTTGGGTCGCCGAGCACATCCGGCGGTACGTGCAGACCGGTGGCGCGGAGGGCCACGAGTGGCGTCCGGGCGTCTTCACCCTGCTGCTGACCACGCGCGGCCGGCGCTCCGGCAAGCTGCGGCGCACCGCGCTGATCTACGGCCGGGACGGCGACGCCTACCTCGTGGTGGCCTCGCAGGGCGGCGCCCCGCGGCATCCGGCCTGGTACCTGAACCTGCTCGCGGACCCCGAGGCGCAGGTGCAGGTCGGGCCGGACACCTTCCCGGTCCGGGCGCGCACCGCGACGGCGGAGGAGAAGCCGCGGATGTGGCGCACCATGACGGCGGCCTGGCCGGCGTACGACGAGTACCAGACCAAGACCGACCGGGAGATCCCGGTGGTGGTGCTGGAGCGGATCTGACGGCGGGACAGTTTGTCCGTCGCGGCCGGCGCGGGGCGTCATAGGTTTCCGATGTTCCCGCCCCGACCATCCGCTGTGGAGGCTCGACCGATGAGCAGCAGTGCCCGCGTCGTCCGTTCCGTCCCGCCGTCCGACGGCGAGGTGCTGCGGGAGATCCCGCTGCCGCCGTACGTGACCGGCGAGGACGCCCAGTTCGCGGTGCGGGCGGTGGTGGTGCACGCACCACGGCGGTGGTCCGGCGGGACGATCTGCCGCAACGACGCGAGCCCGTACCCGTGCCGGCTGCACCGCTGGGGCCGGCGGGTGCTGGCGCTGCGCGGCCTGCCGCCGGCCGAGATCGACGCGCTCATCGAGCGGGGCGACCCCACGGCAGAGCCGCGTCCGTCCCGCCCCGGCGCCTGACCGGCCGGCCCCGCCCCCGGGTCGCGAGGGCGGGGCCACCCGGTTCTAGCAGACCGCAGGCTTCACCCAGGAACACTCGAGGCCTTCGGGCACCCGCGGCGACTCCGGCGCCACCGGCACCGACAGCCGCGCCGTGGCCGTCGCCTTCTCGCTGTACGAGGCCAGCGCGATCGCGATCTGGTCCTCCAGCCCCTTGACCGACGAGGTCAGGTAGTTGTTGAGCACGACGGAGAAGGCCAGCAAGTGCCCGTCGGCGTCCGTGGCGTAGCCGGAGAGGCTGGACGCCCCGGTCAGGCTTCCCGTCTTGGCGTGCACGTTGTTGGCTGCGGCGGTGCCGCGCATCCGGCTGCGCAGGGTGCCGCCGACGAACCGGTCCGGGTTGCCGGCCACCGGCAGGGCCGCGTACCAGGTGTCGAACCAGGGTTCGGCGCGGACCGCCGAGAGCAGTGCGACGAACTGGGCGGGCGGGATCATGTTGCGCCGGGACAGCCCGGAACCGTCGCGCTGGCGCAGCGTGCCGGTGTCCATGCCGGAGTCGCCCACGTACTCGCCGATCGCCGACAGCCCGGCGGCCCAGGTGCCGGAGCCGGACAGCACCCGTCCCAGCTCCTTGGTGAGCACCTCGGCGTGGCCGTTGTTGGAGAGCTTGAGGAACGGCACCATGAGGTCGGCCAGCGGCATCGAGTCGTGCCGGGCCACCGGCTTGGCGTCCTCCGGGGTGGCCTGGCCGAGCACGGTCCGGCCGAGGACCCGCACCCCGTGCCGGCGCAGGGCCGACCGGAAGATGTCGGCGGCGTACCCGGTCGGTTCCCAGACCGTCATCCAGTCGCTCTCCTCGGCCTGGCCGACCGCGATCTGGCCGGTGACCACGATGGTGTTGCCGCCGTGCTCGCGCTCGAAGGAGATCGTCGTCTCGCCGGTGGCGACCGTCTCGGCCCGGTTGTCGATCCGCAGCCAGCCGTTGGCCGGCGTCATGGTGACCTTCGGCCGCGCACCGGCCTGTGCGCCCGGCGCCGCGTGCACGATCACCGTGCCGGCGTCGTAGTCGGTGTCCGGGGCGACGGTCAGCGCGGACACCTGTGCCGCGTAGTAGTAGGACTCGTCGTCCCAGGTCCAGTCGGGGCCGAGCCGGGTCCGGTCGTAGCGGGTGTCGTCGGCGACCAGGTTGCCGGTCACCACCCGTACGCCGGACGCGGCCACGTCGGCGGCCAGCCGGTCGTAGTCCTCGGCCAGCATGGTCGGGTCGCCTCCGCCGCGCAGGTAGAGGTTGCCGGAGAGCAGCCCGGCCCGGCGTACGCCGTCGCCGGTCACGTCGGTGGTGAAGCGGTGCCCCGGCCCGAGCAGTTCCATGGCCGCCGTCGAGGTGAGCAGCTTGGTGTTCGAGGCGGGGATCAGTCGCCGGTCCCCGTTGCGGTCGTAGAGGGTCTGCCCGGTCGTGGTGTCGACGACGACCACGCCCGCCTGCGCCCCGGCCAGCCGGGAGTCGGCGAGGACCGCGTCGATGGTCGCGTGCAGCCGGGTCTGCGCGGGGGTGGGCGCTTCGGCCGTGGCGGTGGGTGCGCCGGCGGTGGCCGCGGTGGCGACCAGCGCCAGCACCGCGAGCGCCCGGGGGAAGAGACGACGATGCATGTGTCGATGCTGCCATGGAGCTTTCCTCCAGAGAAGACTCCACAGCGAAAGTTATTGACGAAACCCCCTGGAGTACCCGCCCGGCGGCGGAACAAACATTCCCGCCAGCGGCCCCACCGGTCCGGTGTCGACTGACCCGGCTCTATTTGACGGATGCCCGGGCAGGGGGCACCGTAGGCCGTGAGGGGCGTACAACCTGCCCTGGTTTGCACGGCGAAGCCTGATTCGCCTTCCCGGGGTCCCGACCGGCCGCGTGGGCCGCATCGACCCGCCCGCGATTCCCGCACCAGCCAGAGGAGTTCCGCCATGCTGACCATGACCGACAACGCCGTCCTGGTGATCCGCGACCTCGCCAACCAGCAGGACGTCGCCGAGGCGGGTGGCCTGCGCATCGCCGCGGACACCGACGCCGGCTCGCTCTCGATCGAGCTGGTCGAGCAGCCGGTACAGGGCGACCAGGTGATCGACGACCAGGGGGCCCGTATCTTCCTCGACGCCGACGCCGCCGAGCTGCTCAACGACACCTCGGTGGACGCCACCGTCGACGACGAGGGCATCGTGCAGTTCGGGTTCACCGAGAAGGAGTGATTCACCCGGCGCGGCGGGTCTCCCCACCGCGCTGCGGCCGGCCGGCGCGTCCCCGCTCGGGGGCCTCCTGGTCGGCCCGCCACGGCCCGCCGCGCTGCTCCCGCTCCGGCCGGAGCAGCGTGGCCAGCACGTGCGCCAGGTGGTGCGACGTGCTCCAGGCGATCCAGTTCGCCGGGGAGCCGGCACCCGCGCCGCGCCGTGCCCGGCGCACGATCTCGTGGTCGCCCCAGGAGAAGGAGGCGCCCGCGGCCGGCCAGTACGGGGCCGTGACGAGCGTGCGGCACAGGTCGGCGAAGCGGTCGTCGCCCCGGCCGCCCCGGCGCGACCACCGGTAGACCCACCACGCCCCGCTCGTGGTGTAGCGCAGGGTCGGCAGCCGGTCGCCGGGCCCGTCCGCCCCGGGCACCGGGCAGCCCACGCCGTAGTCGCCGTAACCGACGCCGAGGTCGGCCAGGCGCTGCCAGAGCTGCCAGTCGTAGCGGTCCAGACGCGCGGGCTCGTCCGTCGGGAGCCGGCTCAGCGTCGGCGGCATCCCGCCGGCCGTCACCGTCACGGAGCGCCAGGCGTGCCGCCGGGCCCACTCCGCCAGCCGCCGGATCCTGGGCTCGGCCAGGCGGACGTCGGCCGGGCAGCACACGTCTCCCGCGTCGATGAGCAGATCGCACTGCTCCGGGACCAGCCGGGCCAGCCGCCAGATCCGTTCCAGGGCCGCGGTCGCGTCCGGGCCGGCCCGGTCCTGCGCGGTCCGCAGCCGGACCACCGCCCGCCGCGCGTACTCCCGGGCGGCCGCGCCGTGCGCCACCAACCGCCGGCCGCCCTCGGCCAGCCCGATCACCGGCACCAGCGGTACGCCCCAGCGGACCAGCTCGCTCGCCGCCGACTCGGGCAGCACCGACACGTCGACGGCGGGGAGCAGACCGGCCGGCAGGCGGCCGATCAGGTCCACAGTGCACGGATCCACCGCGTGGACGTCGATGACCGGGGCGAGCAGCGGAGCGGTGGCCTCGTCGAGATGGGCCAGCGCCTCCAGCTCACCTCGGCGACTGGCCAGCACTGGGCGGTAGACCGGTTCCGCCGCCCGACCCCCGTGGGCGGGCACCATACTTCAATGTAGCGGCCTGATCGCTTTCCGCCACAGGCTTTCTGGCCCCCGTCGGCGGTCCATCCGTCCTGGTGACGGTCGGGCGCCGTGGGCGGGTCCGGGCGAACCCTGCCCGCCCGGACCCGTGCACCGGCACTCAGTCGTCGTCGCCGGACCGGTGCCCGCCGTGGTCGTCGTCGCCGCCGTGGTCGTCGTACCGGTCGTGGGTACGGCTCCCGTCGTCCGTGCGGCGGTCGCCCTCGGCCGTCCGCCGTTCGATCTCGACCACGGTGCCGTCGCCGCGGTCGACCTTGACCTCGTACGTCGTGCCGGTGCGGTTGACCTTCACGCTCCACACCGGACGCATGTGCTCGGTTTCCGCCTCGATCTCCACGATCCGGCCGCCGCCGAGCCGTTCCAGGGCCACCCTGCCCGCGCGCTGCGGGTCCACGGCACCGCTCTTCTCTGCGCCAGGTGTGGGCATCGTGCCGGCGGTCGCGGAGTCGTCCGCTCCGGGGTTGTCGTCGACCGTCCCGGCGCTGTCGTCGGCGGTTCCGGGGTTGTCGTCGGACGGGCCGGTGGCGTCGGTCGTGACCGCGACCGGCGCGCCGGCCGGTCCGGGCCCGTCCGCTGCGGTCAGGCCGATCGCCGTGCCGGTGACCGCCAGCGCCGCGGCCCCGCCGATCGCCGCCAGGACCAGGGAAGTTCGTCGCATCGTCTCCACCTCTCCTCGGTTGTGGACCGAGGATCGGTCCGCGGCGGCTAGCGGCGCGCTACCCGAGGTCTAACGCCGGGTTAAGGCCGAGCCGGAGCGTCACCACCGCACCGCCGCCGGGCGCGCCGCCCAGCTCCAGGCGGCCGCCGCCGCTCCGGGCGGCCCGGTCGGCGATGTCCAGGCCCAGCCCGGTCGACCCGGCCCCGCTGGCGCCCCGCCGGGCCGACCCGGCCGGCAGGCCCGGGCCGGCGTCCGCCACGGTCAGCGCCACCTGCCCGGCCTCCGGCGTGAGCCGGACGGTGAAGGGCGTGCCGTCCGGGGTGTGCGCGAACACGTTGCCCAGCAGCGCGTCGACGGCGGCGGCCAGCTCGTCGCCGGCCACGCGCACCGGCAACGGGCCGGGTGCGAGGTCGAGCGTCACGCTCCGTCCGGTGTCCTCGGCGAGCACCGACCAGAACGCCACCCGGTCGGCGACCACCGCCGCGGCGTCGCAACCGCCGCCTCCGGCCGCCGTACTGCGCCAGCGCGCCTGCCGGATCACGCCGGTCACCGCCCGTTCCAGGCCGTCCACGGCGGTGGTCAGGCGTGCCGCGTCGTCCGGGTCGCGCAACGACTCGGCCTCCAGCCGCAGCACGGTCAGCGGCGTGCGCAGCCGGTGCGACAGGTCGGCCACCTGCTCGCGCTCCTCGCGCAGCAGTACCTGGATCCGCTCGGCCAGGTGGTTGAGCGCGCCCGCGACCTCCCGCAGCTCGGACGGCCCGGCCGGCTCGACCCGGGCATCCAGCTCGGCGTTGGCGAGCCGGTGGGAGACCGCGCCGAGGTCCGCGATCGGCCGGACCAGGGTACGGGCCAGCCGGTCGGCGACGGCCAGCCCGACCAGCACGAGGAGCAGGCCGAGCAGCGCCAGCACGAGCCAGGCGCGGGTCACCCCGGCGGTCAGCTCCGCCCGGGGGACGACGGTGCGGATCACCGCCGTCCCGTCCGGCCGGCCCTGCACCGCGATGACCACCTCCCGGCCGGCGGCGGACTCGACGGTCAGGCTCTGCCCGCGCGCCGCAAGGTCCACCGCCGGGGTACGCGCCACCCGGGCGCCGAGCACGGTGCCGTCCGCCAGGAACACGGTCACCTCGCGGCGCGAGCCGGCGGCGAGCTGATCGACGGTCAGCCGGACCGTGTCCGGATCGGCCGTGCCGACCAGCGGCACCAGGCTCTGGGCGTCGGCGGCGGCGCGGACGGTCGCCCGGTCCGCGGCGACCGTGCGCACCAGCACGGCCAGTGGCACCAGGAACG is from Micromonospora terminaliae and encodes:
- a CDS encoding nitroreductase family deazaflavin-dependent oxidoreductase, which codes for MTTSEQVRDSPEGWVAEHIRRYVQTGGAEGHEWRPGVFTLLLTTRGRRSGKLRRTALIYGRDGDAYLVVASQGGAPRHPAWYLNLLADPEAQVQVGPDTFPVRARTATAEEKPRMWRTMTAAWPAYDEYQTKTDREIPVVVLERI
- the dacB gene encoding D-alanyl-D-alanine carboxypeptidase/D-alanyl-D-alanine endopeptidase is translated as MHRRLFPRALAVLALVATAATAGAPTATAEAPTPAQTRLHATIDAVLADSRLAGAQAGVVVVDTTTGQTLYDRNGDRRLIPASNTKLLTSTAAMELLGPGHRFTTDVTGDGVRRAGLLSGNLYLRGGGDPTMLAEDYDRLAADVAASGVRVVTGNLVADDTRYDRTRLGPDWTWDDESYYYAAQVSALTVAPDTDYDAGTVIVHAAPGAQAGARPKVTMTPANGWLRIDNRAETVATGETTISFEREHGGNTIVVTGQIAVGQAEESDWMTVWEPTGYAADIFRSALRRHGVRVLGRTVLGQATPEDAKPVARHDSMPLADLMVPFLKLSNNGHAEVLTKELGRVLSGSGTWAAGLSAIGEYVGDSGMDTGTLRQRDGSGLSRRNMIPPAQFVALLSAVRAEPWFDTWYAALPVAGNPDRFVGGTLRSRMRGTAAANNVHAKTGSLTGASSLSGYATDADGHLLAFSVVLNNYLTSSVKGLEDQIAIALASYSEKATATARLSVPVAPESPRVPEGLECSWVKPAVC
- a CDS encoding iron-sulfur cluster biosynthesis family protein; translated protein: MLTMTDNAVLVIRDLANQQDVAEAGGLRIAADTDAGSLSIELVEQPVQGDQVIDDQGARIFLDADAAELLNDTSVDATVDDEGIVQFGFTEKE
- a CDS encoding beta family protein, translating into MLASRRGELEALAHLDEATAPLLAPVIDVHAVDPCTVDLIGRLPAGLLPAVDVSVLPESAASELVRWGVPLVPVIGLAEGGRRLVAHGAAAREYARRAVVRLRTAQDRAGPDATAALERIWRLARLVPEQCDLLIDAGDVCCPADVRLAEPRIRRLAEWARRHAWRSVTVTAGGMPPTLSRLPTDEPARLDRYDWQLWQRLADLGVGYGDYGVGCPVPGADGPGDRLPTLRYTTSGAWWVYRWSRRGGRGDDRFADLCRTLVTAPYWPAAGASFSWGDHEIVRRARRGAGAGSPANWIAWSTSHHLAHVLATLLRPEREQRGGPWRADQEAPERGRAGRPQRGGETRRAG
- a CDS encoding PepSY domain-containing protein, whose translation is MRRTSLVLAAIGGAAALAVTGTAIGLTAADGPGPAGAPVAVTTDATGPSDDNPGTADDSAGTVDDNPGADDSATAGTMPTPGAEKSGAVDPQRAGRVALERLGGGRIVEIEAETEHMRPVWSVKVNRTGTTYEVKVDRGDGTVVEIERRTAEGDRRTDDGSRTHDRYDDHGGDDDHGGHRSGDDD
- a CDS encoding HAMP domain-containing sensor histidine kinase, with amino-acid sequence MRGRLALLVAAVGVLVMVAFLVPLAVLVRTVAADRATVRAAADAQSLVPLVGTADPDTVRLTVDQLAAGSRREVTVFLADGTVLGARVARTPAVDLAARGQSLTVESAAGREVVIAVQGRPDGTAVIRTVVPRAELTAGVTRAWLVLALLGLLLVLVGLAVADRLARTLVRPIADLGAVSHRLANAELDARVEPAGPSELREVAGALNHLAERIQVLLREEREQVADLSHRLRTPLTVLRLEAESLRDPDDAARLTTAVDGLERAVTGVIRQARWRSTAAGGGGCDAAAVVADRVAFWSVLAEDTGRSVTLDLAPGPLPVRVAGDELAAAVDALLGNVFAHTPDGTPFTVRLTPEAGQVALTVADAGPGLPAGSARRGASGAGSTGLGLDIADRAARSGGGRLELGGAPGGGAVVTLRLGLNPALDLG